The Rana temporaria chromosome 13, aRanTem1.1, whole genome shotgun sequence genome has a window encoding:
- the SAMD15 gene encoding sterile alpha motif domain-containing protein 15, whose translation MEAAVPDCLRWSCRDVGGWIRRKGFPQYEVCFTDNEINGRKLIHVTCSTLPQMGVTDFQDMKAIAKLVRDLLGVSEPAFIRSVSLPRRDNMGLFLEQKSQTGTNHDLLTYNQFVLEQGL comes from the exons ATGGAGGCGGCGGTCCCGGACTGTCTGCGCTGGAGCTGCCGGGATGTGGGAGGCTGGATACGGCGGAAGGGCTTCCCGCAGTACGAG GTGTGCTTCACAGACAATGAAATCAATGGCCGCAAACTCATCCATGTCACATGTTCCACCCTGCCACAGATGGGTGTCACCGACTTCCAGGACATGAAG GCCATCGCTAAACTGGTGAGAGATCTGCTGGGTGTCAGTGAGCCGGCCTTTATCCGCAGTGTATCCCTCCCCCGAAGGGATAACATGGGGCTCTTCCTGGAGCAGAAATCTCAGACCGGAACCAACCATGACCTGCTCACCTACAACCAATTTGTTCTGGAGCAGGGCCTGTGA